Proteins found in one Exiguobacterium sp. 9-2 genomic segment:
- a CDS encoding NAD kinase gives MARNNVYLYYRNTQRHETQVRKLIDVGTRYGLNVVQDHRQANIIVSIGGDGAFLQAARFTGFRDDAIYVGFAEGPNSFYCDFDINDLSAVEAIFKETGNRVSDGEIEVRRYPLLEASINGGPPMLCLNECSVKSSIIKSLAIEVYIDDFLFETFRGDGMVISTPTGSTAYNKSLSGAIVDPLIHCLQVSEIASVNNNRYRTLGSAFLLNRGRKLSLRIIEDGNDYPIIGMDNEALSLTRTDSVDIQLSEKELKTVKLTNNTFWHKIQRSFL, from the coding sequence ATGGCTCGAAATAATGTCTACCTGTACTACCGAAATACACAAAGACACGAGACGCAGGTGCGAAAGTTGATTGATGTCGGTACACGATACGGACTGAATGTCGTCCAAGATCATCGACAAGCAAACATCATCGTCTCGATTGGTGGAGATGGGGCTTTCTTGCAAGCGGCACGCTTCACAGGTTTCCGTGATGATGCGATCTATGTCGGATTCGCTGAAGGACCAAACTCGTTCTACTGTGACTTTGATATCAATGATCTTTCTGCGGTCGAAGCAATCTTTAAAGAGACGGGCAATCGTGTCTCGGATGGCGAAATCGAAGTACGTCGTTATCCACTACTTGAAGCATCCATCAACGGTGGACCACCGATGCTCTGTCTGAACGAATGTTCCGTAAAGTCGAGCATCATCAAATCACTCGCAATCGAAGTCTATATCGATGACTTCCTGTTTGAGACATTCCGCGGGGATGGAATGGTCATCTCAACACCGACGGGATCTACGGCTTATAACAAGTCACTTTCTGGTGCGATCGTCGATCCATTGATCCACTGTCTTCAAGTCAGCGAGATCGCTTCCGTTAACAATAACCGGTACCGGACACTCGGTTCTGCTTTCCTATTGAACCGCGGACGGAAACTCTCGTTACGCATCATTGAGGACGGAAACGATTATCCGATCATCGGGATGGATAACGAAGCACTCAGCCTGACACGAACGGATTCAGTCGATATCCAGCTCTCTGAAAAAGAACTTA
- a CDS encoding class I SAM-dependent methyltransferase has translation MEPLEKLYKELTRQTKQIERDLDMPYLEALTTVIDRLNDRHTENVDKEVIRKAVSLAILEGMKQAQPNHLPTPDSVALFAGYLIGKLVGKEDIRLLELGSGTGGMLHAVLSQLSTGTSAEAVEVDETLIRLSAAVTELLDYPVTYTHQDALRPLLLDPVDLAMADLPVGYYPDEEAAASYILKRDEGMSYSHFLLIEQAMQYVKPGGFGVFVIPNGLFQHDTEGKLKQYFESKAHVIGILQLPLTMFKQEQAAKSYLIVRNHLAGMKMPKQALLAELPSFTDARAFGGMVKQIDEWINTELK, from the coding sequence ATGGAGCCGTTAGAAAAGTTATATAAGGAATTAACACGTCAAACAAAACAAATCGAACGTGATCTTGATATGCCTTACCTAGAAGCGTTGACGACTGTGATTGACCGGTTGAACGATCGCCATACTGAAAATGTAGACAAAGAGGTCATTCGAAAGGCAGTATCGCTTGCTATTTTAGAAGGGATGAAACAAGCGCAACCGAACCATTTGCCGACGCCAGACAGCGTCGCTTTGTTTGCTGGTTATCTAATCGGGAAATTGGTAGGTAAGGAGGACATCCGACTACTTGAATTAGGAAGTGGAACAGGTGGTATGTTACACGCTGTCTTGAGTCAGCTTTCGACGGGCACATCTGCTGAAGCAGTTGAGGTAGATGAGACGTTAATTCGTTTATCGGCAGCGGTAACGGAATTACTCGACTATCCTGTTACGTATACGCATCAAGATGCGTTACGACCTTTGTTGCTAGATCCAGTTGATCTTGCGATGGCTGATCTCCCAGTCGGTTATTATCCGGATGAAGAGGCTGCTGCTTCTTACATCTTGAAACGAGATGAGGGTATGAGCTATAGTCATTTCTTATTGATCGAACAAGCGATGCAATACGTCAAACCAGGTGGGTTCGGTGTTTTTGTCATTCCGAACGGTTTGTTCCAGCATGATACGGAAGGCAAGTTGAAACAGTACTTTGAATCAAAAGCGCACGTCATCGGCATTTTACAATTGCCGTTAACCATGTTCAAACAAGAACAGGCAGCAAAAAGTTATTTGATCGTCCGTAATCATTTAGCCGGTATGAAGATGCCAAAACAAGCGTTACTTGCTGAACTACCATCTTTCACAGATGCCCGTGCGTTTGGTGGTATGGTGAAACAGATTGATGAATGGATTAACACAGAATTAAAATGA
- the tpx gene encoding thiol peroxidase, with translation MHMATFKGNPITLQGTAVQVGQTAPDFQVLANDLSPVTRDTYQGVRIISVVPSIDTGVCDAQTRKFNEEAAKIEGVTVMTISNDLPFAQRRWCASSGLDQVVTLSDHRDLSFGTQYGVAIEELRLLARSVFVLDSNNEITYVEYLEESTDEVNFEAALAAAREAK, from the coding sequence ATTCATATGGCAACGTTTAAAGGAAATCCAATCACACTTCAAGGTACAGCGGTTCAAGTCGGACAAACAGCACCGGACTTTCAAGTGTTAGCTAACGACTTATCGCCCGTAACACGTGATACATACCAAGGTGTTCGAATCATCAGTGTCGTCCCATCAATCGATACAGGGGTATGCGATGCGCAGACTCGTAAATTTAACGAAGAAGCAGCTAAAATCGAAGGTGTGACGGTCATGACGATCTCAAACGACCTTCCGTTCGCGCAACGTCGTTGGTGTGCGTCAAGTGGTCTTGATCAAGTCGTGACATTGTCTGATCACCGTGATCTTTCATTCGGTACACAGTACGGCGTGGCAATCGAAGAATTACGTCTGCTTGCTCGCTCTGTCTTCGTCTTAGATTCGAACAACGAAATCACGTATGTCGAATACCTCGAAGAATCAACGGATGAGGTAAATTTCGAAGCAGCACTCGCTGCAGCACGTGAAGCGAAGTAA
- a CDS encoding acetate kinase, translating to MAKIMAVNAGSSSLKFQLLEMPNETMIAVGLVERVGKDDAIFTIKYGEGQKYTDVLPLATHKEAVELSLEKLMEFGIISSYDEIKGVGHRVLHGKEKYADSVLITDEVMQDIESYTELGPLHIPPNLIGIRAFQALLPEVPQVAVFDTAFHQTMPEENFLYSLPYDYYTEYGIRKYGFHGTSHKYVTERASELLGRPLKDLRLISCHLGSGASIAAVSGGESIDTTMGFTPLEGITMGTRSGSLDPALIPFLMEKTGKTAEEVLNVMNKESGIYGLSGLSSDLRDVQTAAKEGNHRSEMALRIFANRIHGYIGQYAAEMNGVDAIIFTAGVGENSDSIRERVLRGLEFMGVYWDPSLNNGAHGEELFINYPHSPVKVIIIPTNEELMIARDTVRVGGLVAQNA from the coding sequence ATGGCAAAAATTATGGCGGTAAACGCAGGTAGTTCGTCTTTGAAGTTCCAATTGCTCGAAATGCCGAACGAAACGATGATTGCAGTCGGACTCGTTGAACGTGTCGGTAAAGACGATGCAATCTTTACGATTAAATATGGTGAAGGACAAAAGTATACAGATGTCCTCCCGCTTGCAACACATAAAGAAGCAGTCGAGTTATCACTCGAAAAATTAATGGAGTTCGGAATTATCTCGTCTTACGATGAGATTAAAGGTGTCGGACATCGTGTTCTTCATGGTAAAGAAAAATATGCAGACTCTGTATTGATCACGGATGAAGTCATGCAAGATATCGAGTCGTATACAGAACTCGGACCACTTCACATTCCACCAAACTTGATCGGAATCCGGGCATTCCAAGCATTGCTTCCGGAAGTGCCGCAAGTGGCGGTCTTCGATACGGCGTTCCATCAAACGATGCCAGAAGAAAACTTCCTTTACAGCTTACCGTATGATTACTACACAGAATACGGTATCCGTAAATATGGTTTCCACGGTACGAGCCACAAATATGTTACGGAACGTGCATCTGAATTACTTGGTCGTCCATTAAAAGACCTTCGTTTGATCTCATGTCACTTAGGTAGCGGAGCATCGATCGCAGCAGTTTCGGGTGGCGAATCAATCGATACGACGATGGGCTTCACACCGCTTGAAGGAATCACGATGGGAACACGTTCTGGTTCACTTGACCCAGCTTTGATTCCATTCTTAATGGAGAAAACAGGGAAAACAGCGGAAGAAGTCTTGAACGTCATGAACAAAGAGTCTGGAATCTACGGACTCTCAGGTCTTTCAAGTGACTTGCGTGACGTCCAAACGGCTGCGAAGGAAGGAAACCACCGTTCAGAGATGGCACTCCGTATCTTCGCGAACCGTATCCACGGATACATCGGGCAATATGCTGCTGAGATGAATGGTGTTGATGCCATTATCTTCACAGCTGGTGTTGGGGAAAACTCAGATTCAATCCGTGAGCGTGTCCTACGTGGTCTCGAATTCATGGGCGTTTACTGGGATCCATCACTCAACAATGGAGCTCATGGAGAAGAACTCTTCATTAACTACCCACACTCACCAGTCAAAGTCATTATCATTCCAACGAATGAAGAATTGATGATCGCACGCGATACAGTTCGTGTTGGTGGATTGGTTGCTCAAAACGCATAA
- a CDS encoding universal stress protein translates to MAIVYHNVLVAVDGSKEAERAFETAIDVSLRNDAKLIIAHVIDTRTFATVEAYDRTITERAESYAKELLDEYVKTAQDRGVQEVEVAIEYGSPKVTIAKKLAPNHDADLIICGATGLNAVERFFIGSVSESITRYAKCDVLIVRL, encoded by the coding sequence ATGGCAATCGTCTATCATAATGTACTTGTAGCAGTAGATGGCTCAAAAGAGGCAGAACGTGCCTTCGAGACGGCAATCGATGTTTCATTGCGAAATGATGCAAAATTGATCATCGCACACGTCATTGATACACGGACGTTCGCAACAGTAGAAGCATATGACCGTACCATCACGGAACGTGCTGAATCTTACGCGAAGGAATTGCTAGACGAATATGTCAAGACCGCTCAAGACCGCGGTGTACAGGAAGTCGAAGTTGCAATTGAATACGGTTCTCCAAAAGTCACGATTGCCAAAAAACTTGCTCCTAATCACGATGCTGATTTAATCATCTGTGGCGCGACCGGCTTAAACGCTGTTGAGCGTTTCTTCATCGGTAGTGTCTCTGAAAGCATTACGCGTTACGCAAAATGTGATGTCTTGATCGTTCGTTTATGA
- a CDS encoding SDR family oxidoreductase has protein sequence MRHALITAGTKGLGERVTRQLLEEGWKVTAFHRSEPEFTHPNLVTIQADVTNQEEVEHAAQQAINEQGRIDALILNAGPYIFERKALVDYSDQEWNEVITGNLTASFWLLRQVLPVMRKQAYGRIITYGFPESATAPGWVCRAAFAAAKSGMVSLTKSVALEEAEHGITVNMVNPGNIVGDNKTKRISEAEQDEETPVGRTGVGEDIARAISFLLAEESSMITGAILDVTGGVNVVHQSRK, from the coding sequence ATGAGGCACGCGTTAATTACAGCAGGTACAAAAGGACTGGGAGAACGAGTAACACGCCAGTTATTGGAAGAAGGATGGAAAGTAACAGCGTTCCATCGTTCTGAACCCGAGTTTACACATCCGAATCTTGTGACGATTCAAGCAGACGTGACGAACCAAGAAGAAGTGGAACACGCAGCTCAACAAGCGATTAACGAGCAAGGTCGGATTGATGCGTTGATACTTAATGCAGGACCATATATATTCGAGCGGAAAGCATTAGTAGATTATAGCGATCAAGAATGGAATGAAGTCATTACCGGGAATCTGACCGCTAGTTTCTGGTTATTACGTCAAGTATTACCCGTCATGCGTAAGCAAGCCTATGGTCGAATCATCACGTATGGTTTTCCGGAAAGTGCGACAGCGCCAGGATGGGTGTGCCGGGCGGCGTTCGCTGCTGCTAAAAGCGGGATGGTGAGTTTGACGAAGAGTGTGGCGCTTGAAGAGGCAGAGCACGGCATTACGGTCAACATGGTCAATCCGGGGAACATCGTCGGTGATAACAAGACGAAACGGATTTCCGAAGCAGAGCAAGATGAAGAAACACCGGTCGGAAGAACGGGTGTCGGGGAAGATATCGCTCGCGCCATCTCCTTCTTACTCGCAGAAGAATCAAGTATGATCACAGGTGCGATTCTTGATGTGACAGGGGGCGTCAATGTCGTCCATCAATCCCGTAAGTAA
- a CDS encoding 3D domain-containing protein translates to MMKRMLASVLTVVLALSSFAGLQAEAATKKSVKSTVDSLVIRQKATTSSKKLGLLYKNQTLSYKAKTGNWYKVSYKGKTAYLSASYSKVVTSSGSKKQSTGGWKTVTNVSATAYTPYDPGSGNLTAIGWNIKSSKKKVVAVDPRVIPLRSTVKVYYKGKLKGTYTAADTGGAIKGKKMDILYYSRSEAFNWGRRTVTVKYK, encoded by the coding sequence ATGATGAAACGAATGCTCGCAAGTGTTTTAACGGTCGTGTTAGCACTCAGTTCGTTCGCAGGTCTTCAAGCAGAGGCTGCAACTAAGAAAAGCGTTAAGTCAACAGTCGATAGCCTAGTCATTCGTCAAAAAGCTACTACTTCTTCGAAGAAACTCGGTCTTCTATATAAGAACCAAACGTTATCGTACAAAGCAAAAACAGGGAACTGGTACAAAGTAAGCTACAAAGGTAAGACGGCTTATCTTAGCGCGAGCTACTCGAAGGTCGTGACGTCAAGCGGATCAAAAAAACAATCTACGGGCGGTTGGAAAACAGTCACGAACGTGAGTGCGACAGCCTATACACCGTATGATCCAGGCAGTGGTAACCTGACAGCAATCGGTTGGAACATCAAAAGCTCGAAAAAGAAAGTCGTAGCTGTTGATCCACGTGTCATTCCACTTCGTTCGACAGTCAAAGTGTATTATAAAGGGAAGTTGAAAGGGACATATACAGCTGCTGATACTGGCGGTGCCATCAAAGGTAAGAAGATGGATATCCTTTACTACTCTCGTTCAGAAGCATTCAACTGGGGTCGTCGTACCGTTACAGTAAAATACAAATGA